The Chthonomonas sp. genome includes a window with the following:
- the nrfD gene encoding polysulfide reductase NrfD: MATLPSENKTLLTDHRSYAALDEILGGLVLNQRQHQDNKKWFRLLGIGFLGVNLMLVSIAWLLYQGIGVWGNNQPVGWGFDIINFVWWIGIGHAGTLISAVLLLLRQQWRNSINRFAEAMTLFAVMCAGLYPLLHTGRPWVAYWLFPYPNVLGMWPQFRSPLIWDVFAVSTYITISAVFWFVGLIPDFATMRDRSPKLWQRKLWGTLAAGWRGSTKHWHRYEAAYLILAGLSTPLVLSVHSIVSFDFAVSIVPGWNVTIFPPYFVAGAVFAGFAMVITFAIPLRHWYNLKGIITMKHIDWMAKIMLSTGLIVFYGYIMEVFYAWYSGNPYELFLKENRMSGPYAWAFWSLWVCNGLIPQMLWFPKIRQNLTVLFIICQFVSIGMWLERFVIIPMSLHRDYVPSAWGLYTPTMWDWGMFLGTIGFFVFLMMLFVRFVPMINIFEMKDLLERIRHEDHDSHGHEPVGAATEGGAL, translated from the coding sequence ATGGCGACCTTACCCAGCGAGAATAAGACCCTCCTGACCGATCACCGTTCGTATGCGGCGCTCGACGAGATTCTGGGCGGCTTGGTCCTCAACCAGAGGCAGCACCAAGACAACAAGAAGTGGTTCCGCTTGCTCGGAATCGGCTTCCTGGGCGTCAACTTGATGCTGGTCTCGATCGCCTGGCTGCTGTACCAAGGCATCGGTGTCTGGGGTAACAACCAGCCCGTCGGATGGGGTTTCGATATCATCAACTTCGTCTGGTGGATCGGTATCGGCCACGCGGGCACTCTGATCTCGGCAGTCTTGCTGCTCCTGCGACAGCAATGGCGCAACTCGATCAACCGCTTTGCCGAAGCCATGACCCTGTTCGCGGTCATGTGCGCGGGTCTGTATCCGCTTCTGCATACAGGTCGCCCATGGGTCGCGTACTGGCTGTTCCCCTATCCTAACGTTTTGGGGATGTGGCCACAGTTCCGCTCGCCGCTCATCTGGGACGTCTTTGCGGTTTCCACGTACATCACGATTTCGGCGGTGTTCTGGTTCGTCGGTCTAATCCCCGACTTTGCCACGATGCGAGACCGCAGCCCCAAACTGTGGCAACGCAAGCTGTGGGGAACGCTGGCCGCTGGCTGGCGCGGCTCGACCAAGCACTGGCACCGCTACGAGGCGGCGTACCTCATCCTCGCTGGTCTTTCGACCCCACTCGTTCTTTCGGTCCACTCGATCGTGTCCTTCGACTTCGCCGTCTCGATTGTCCCGGGCTGGAACGTCACGATCTTCCCGCCGTACTTCGTTGCCGGCGCCGTCTTCGCCGGTTTCGCCATGGTTATCACCTTCGCGATCCCGCTTCGGCATTGGTACAACCTGAAGGGCATCATCACGATGAAGCATATCGACTGGATGGCGAAGATCATGCTGTCCACCGGCCTCATCGTCTTCTATGGCTACATCATGGAAGTCTTCTACGCCTGGTACAGCGGCAACCCGTACGAACTCTTCCTGAAGGAGAACCGCATGTCCGGTCCATACGCCTGGGCGTTCTGGTCACTCTGGGTGTGCAACGGCCTGATCCCACAGATGCTCTGGTTCCCCAAGATTCGCCAGAACCTGACGGTCCTGTTCATCATCTGTCAGTTCGTTTCGATCGGCATGTGGCTCGAACGGTTCGTCATCATCCCGATGTCGCTGCACCGCGACTACGTCCCAAGCGCCTGGGGGCTCTATACGCCCACCATGTGGGACTGGGGAATGTTCCTCGGCACGATCGGCTTCTTCGTCTTCTTGATGATGCTCTTCGTGCGGTTTGTCCCGATGATCAATATCTTTGAAATGAAGGATCTGCTTGAACGCATTCGCCACGAAGACCACGACTCGCACGGCCACGAGCCGGTGGGCGCGGCTACGGAAGGAGGCGCTCTCTAA
- a CDS encoding DUF3341 domain-containing protein has protein sequence MAAVAIQNDPMFHGIVAEFHASEDILRAANRVREAGYTQLDCYTPFPVHGLDDAIGFKCAKVQWSIFLAGLAGLVTGMGLEAWVNMVGYPMNVGGRPKFSWPSFIPVAYECTILFAGLAAAISMLLFNGLPRPYHPIFNTPNFERASQDTFFLCVEKSDPNFDEKEVHALLQKLGAVNVSNVYGEEPEESK, from the coding sequence ATGGCTGCCGTCGCAATACAAAACGATCCGATGTTCCACGGCATCGTGGCGGAGTTCCACGCTTCGGAAGACATTCTGCGGGCCGCAAACCGCGTCCGAGAGGCTGGCTACACTCAGCTCGATTGCTACACGCCGTTCCCGGTCCACGGGCTCGATGACGCCATCGGCTTCAAGTGCGCCAAGGTTCAGTGGTCGATCTTCCTCGCGGGATTGGCCGGACTGGTGACCGGTATGGGACTGGAAGCGTGGGTGAACATGGTGGGCTACCCGATGAACGTCGGTGGTCGACCCAAGTTCAGCTGGCCGAGCTTCATCCCCGTGGCGTACGAGTGCACGATCTTGTTCGCGGGCCTGGCGGCAGCGATCTCGATGCTGCTGTTCAATGGTCTGCCCCGGCCATACCACCCGATCTTCAACACGCCCAACTTCGAGCGGGCCTCGCAGGACACTTTCTTCCTTTGCGTGGAGAAGTCCGATCCCAATTTCGACGAGAAGGAAGTTCACGCGCTGCTTCAGAAGCTTGGCGCAGTCAACGTGAGCAACGTGTACGGCGAAGAGCCGGAGGAAAGTAAGTGA
- a CDS encoding cytochrome c, with protein sequence MSRSQLRSITLLACAGVVMTGCHTDMWVQPKHHHPYQKNELFDDGMSSRPLVEGTVPMGGAKTDSARFEGRVDGKLVNALPATLTILGEKVDTKKDLKKVLQRGQERFHIYCSHCHGDTGDGKGMISQRGLVLKRPPASYHTDRLRNMPLGHFYNVIARGYGTMYSQASRVKTDDRWAIVAYIRALQMSQNTKASELTAEELKMLNNPGSTKPTVEKTGGHE encoded by the coding sequence GTGAGTCGATCCCAACTGCGCTCCATCACGCTGCTGGCGTGCGCTGGCGTGGTGATGACTGGATGCCACACCGACATGTGGGTCCAGCCCAAGCACCACCATCCGTACCAGAAGAACGAGCTGTTTGACGATGGCATGAGCTCGCGGCCACTCGTCGAGGGCACGGTCCCCATGGGCGGCGCAAAGACCGACAGCGCACGATTCGAGGGGCGCGTGGACGGCAAGCTCGTGAACGCACTCCCGGCCACGCTCACGATCCTTGGCGAAAAGGTGGATACCAAGAAGGACCTGAAGAAGGTTTTGCAGCGCGGTCAAGAGCGATTCCACATCTATTGCTCGCACTGCCACGGCGACACGGGCGACGGCAAGGGGATGATCTCGCAGCGCGGATTGGTCCTCAAGCGCCCGCCAGCCAGCTACCACACGGATCGCCTGCGCAATATGCCGTTGGGCCACTTCTACAACGTCATCGCACGCGGCTACGGCACGATGTACAGCCAAGCGAGCCGCGTGAAGACCGACGACCGCTGGGCGATCGTAGCCTACATTCGGGCGCTGCAGATGAGCCAGAACACCAAAGCCAGCGAATTGACCGCCGAAGAGTTGAAAATGCTGAACAATCCCGGATCGACGAAACCGACAGTTGAGAAGACGGGAGGGCACGAATGA
- a CDS encoding SCO family protein, producing the protein MTYRAALGVCALALMPWVSHAQYTDSSGALNPKITDNIGIDDKRRSIVPLATEFTDESGKKILLRDVIKTRPVIVMPIFYNCNSSCNLIFNGVLDCVRDFKTFRLGQDYDMVCISIDPAETAKDAMKKKGLISEVVHDTLHKQGVENGWHFLTGSPKSVQTVTQALGFRYQLKQTADGTLINHPAGIMILTRDGVISRYFYGVDYVPKMVMDALKTADAQKIGPEAQKILFGCLEYDPTKGKYKLVVLQALKVSGIATVLALICSIVVMERRRRTSTPN; encoded by the coding sequence GTGACATACCGAGCCGCACTGGGTGTTTGCGCGTTGGCATTGATGCCGTGGGTGTCCCACGCTCAATACACTGATTCGTCGGGCGCACTCAACCCGAAGATTACGGACAACATCGGCATCGATGACAAGCGTCGATCGATCGTGCCCCTGGCTACCGAGTTCACGGACGAGTCCGGCAAGAAGATCTTGCTACGCGACGTCATCAAGACGCGCCCCGTGATCGTCATGCCGATCTTCTACAACTGCAACAGCTCCTGCAACCTGATCTTTAATGGCGTGCTGGACTGTGTCCGTGACTTCAAGACTTTCCGACTTGGCCAGGATTACGATATGGTCTGCATCAGCATCGACCCGGCCGAAACCGCAAAGGATGCGATGAAGAAAAAGGGACTGATCAGCGAAGTCGTCCACGATACGCTACATAAGCAAGGTGTCGAGAACGGATGGCACTTTCTCACCGGCTCGCCAAAGTCGGTCCAGACCGTGACTCAGGCGCTCGGCTTTCGCTATCAGCTCAAGCAAACTGCGGATGGAACCCTGATCAATCACCCGGCTGGGATCATGATCCTCACCCGCGACGGCGTCATTTCCCGCTACTTCTATGGCGTGGACTACGTGCCCAAGATGGTGATGGACGCGCTGAAGACCGCAGACGCGCAAAAGATTGGTCCGGAAGCACAGAAGATCCTATTCGGATGCCTGGAGTACGACCCTACCAAGGGCAAGTACAAGCTCGTCGTCTTGCAAGCACTCAAGGTCAGCGGTATCGCGACCGTTCTCGCTCTGATCTGCAGCATCGTCGTCATGGAGCGACGCCGACGGACGAGCACACCCAATTGA
- the coxB gene encoding cytochrome c oxidase subunit II, whose protein sequence is MNNWTIRFAPEKASNFAGPHDALFYTISALAAVFTLIVGVMVIYFVAKYRRGTHVDRSNPVHDNHKLEMIFLGIPTLLGLGIFAWSSKIYLDMRTPPKDAYEIFVIGKQWMWHVQHPNGVRENNEIHLPIGRPVKVTMISQDVIHGFYLPEMRVQYHVVPGRYTQLWFEPTKTGKFHLFCTIHCGTQHSEMGGYVYVNSQREFDEWLASGGNRFNPKPKTIVEQGKYYYDEFNCGSCHGPNNTSDGPSLVGIYNTRREFENGTSGTVDQNYIRESIINPYGRITKGYDTSMPVYEYKKQISEEQLLAIVEYIRSMTPGAAAVPASAGNPTPAGAATPAQPERQQL, encoded by the coding sequence ATGAACAACTGGACGATTCGGTTTGCGCCAGAAAAAGCAAGTAACTTTGCTGGGCCGCACGATGCGCTGTTCTACACGATCAGCGCGCTGGCTGCGGTCTTCACGCTAATCGTGGGCGTGATGGTGATCTACTTCGTCGCGAAGTATCGACGAGGCACCCATGTCGATCGCTCCAATCCGGTTCATGACAATCACAAGCTGGAGATGATCTTCCTTGGGATCCCAACACTCTTGGGCCTAGGCATCTTCGCGTGGTCTTCCAAGATCTACCTGGACATGCGCACACCGCCGAAGGACGCTTACGAGATTTTCGTCATCGGAAAGCAGTGGATGTGGCATGTGCAACACCCGAACGGAGTTCGTGAGAACAATGAGATTCACCTGCCCATCGGACGACCGGTCAAGGTCACGATGATCTCGCAAGACGTGATCCACGGTTTCTATCTCCCCGAGATGCGGGTGCAGTACCACGTGGTGCCGGGCCGGTACACGCAGCTCTGGTTTGAACCAACCAAGACGGGCAAGTTCCACCTCTTCTGCACAATCCACTGTGGCACGCAGCACTCGGAGATGGGTGGCTACGTCTACGTGAATTCGCAACGAGAATTTGACGAATGGCTTGCCTCGGGCGGCAACCGCTTCAATCCAAAGCCGAAGACCATCGTCGAGCAAGGCAAATATTACTACGACGAGTTTAACTGCGGTTCGTGCCACGGTCCGAATAACACCTCCGATGGCCCGTCTCTGGTCGGAATTTATAACACGCGCCGCGAGTTTGAGAATGGCACTTCGGGCACCGTCGATCAGAACTACATTCGTGAGTCGATCATCAACCCGTACGGCCGAATCACGAAGGGCTATGACACGAGCATGCCTGTGTACGAGTACAAGAAGCAGATCAGCGAAGAGCAGCTGCTGGCCATCGTCGAATACATCCGATCTATGACCCCTGGAGCGGCCGCTGTACCAGCATCCGCCGGGAACCCGACACCAGCCGGTGCAGCGACTCCGGCGCAACCTGAGAGGCAGCAATTATGA
- a CDS encoding cbb3-type cytochrome c oxidase subunit I, with amino-acid sequence MSEVSTHSATTEKVNYLNVSHTLKSWLLTKDHKRIAMLYLISVTFFFFLGSLAASMVRIELTSPRGLLMASETYNKMFTAHGVIMIFFFLLVAIPAVFGNFLVPLMVGARDLAFPRLNLLSWYLFMIAGLFGLVAMMWGGVDTGWTFYTPLSSMYSNSQVTMVLVGAFIAGFSSIATAVNFIATIHKMRAPGMTWWRLPLFIWGHYATSLIILLGTPVVAITLLLVVLERTIHLGVFSPELGGDPVLFQHMFWFYSHPAVYIMILPAMGVISEIISCFSRSRIFGYRFVAMSSLGIAGLGFLVWGHHMFISSQSMYQGVFFSLVSFLVAVPSAIKVFNWSFTMIKGSIWLSAPMVYAIGFLGLFVIGGLTGLYLASLATDVHLTGTYFIVAHFHYVMVGGTVLAFLGALHFWWPKMTGRMYPETLAKYNAVVVFLGFNLTFFPQFIAGYMGMPRRYHYYYFNTDFQIWQIASTLGSSVLAVGFILPAFYLLKSLKSGKLAPPNPWGAKGLEWETDSPPDPHNFHEIPVITGDAYDYDAEADERVYERERAARGED; translated from the coding sequence ATGAGCGAGGTGTCCACACACAGCGCAACCACTGAGAAGGTCAACTACTTAAACGTCTCGCACACCTTGAAGTCCTGGCTGTTGACCAAGGACCACAAGCGGATCGCGATGCTGTATCTCATCAGCGTCACGTTCTTCTTCTTCCTGGGTTCCTTGGCCGCCTCGATGGTTCGCATCGAGTTGACGTCGCCGCGCGGCCTGCTGATGGCCAGCGAAACGTACAACAAGATGTTCACCGCCCATGGCGTGATCATGATCTTCTTCTTCCTGCTCGTCGCCATTCCGGCGGTGTTCGGGAACTTTTTGGTGCCATTGATGGTGGGTGCCCGGGACCTTGCATTCCCCAGGCTCAACCTGCTGAGCTGGTACCTCTTCATGATCGCGGGCCTGTTCGGCTTGGTTGCCATGATGTGGGGAGGCGTCGATACCGGCTGGACCTTCTACACCCCGCTGAGCTCCATGTATTCGAACTCGCAGGTGACGATGGTGCTCGTCGGAGCGTTCATTGCGGGCTTTTCCAGCATCGCAACGGCCGTCAACTTCATCGCAACCATTCATAAGATGCGCGCTCCCGGCATGACTTGGTGGCGACTGCCGCTCTTCATCTGGGGCCACTACGCGACTTCGCTTATCATCCTTCTGGGCACGCCCGTCGTCGCCATCACGCTGCTGCTGGTGGTGCTTGAGCGCACGATCCACCTGGGCGTTTTCAGCCCAGAGTTGGGTGGCGACCCGGTGCTCTTCCAGCACATGTTTTGGTTCTACTCGCACCCGGCGGTCTACATCATGATCCTGCCGGCCATGGGTGTCATCAGCGAGATCATCTCGTGCTTCTCGCGAAGCCGCATCTTCGGTTACCGATTCGTGGCGATGTCATCGCTCGGTATCGCCGGTCTCGGCTTCTTGGTCTGGGGACACCACATGTTCATCTCCAGCCAATCGATGTACCAGGGCGTGTTCTTCTCGCTCGTGAGCTTCCTCGTCGCGGTCCCGAGCGCCATCAAGGTGTTCAACTGGTCGTTCACGATGATCAAGGGTTCGATCTGGTTGAGCGCACCCATGGTCTACGCCATCGGCTTCTTGGGGCTCTTCGTCATCGGCGGTCTCACCGGCCTGTACCTGGCCTCGCTGGCCACAGACGTCCACCTCACCGGTACGTACTTCATCGTCGCGCACTTCCACTACGTCATGGTCGGTGGAACGGTGCTCGCGTTCCTGGGCGCATTGCACTTCTGGTGGCCCAAGATGACGGGCCGTATGTATCCCGAGACGCTGGCAAAGTACAACGCCGTGGTCGTCTTCCTAGGTTTCAACCTTACGTTCTTCCCGCAGTTCATCGCGGGCTACATGGGGATGCCGCGACGGTACCACTACTACTACTTCAACACGGACTTCCAGATCTGGCAGATCGCTTCGACCCTCGGGTCTTCGGTCCTCGCCGTCGGATTCATCCTTCCCGCCTTCTACCTGCTCAAATCGCTCAAGAGCGGCAAGCTCGCTCCACCCAACCCGTGGGGCGCGAAGGGCTTGGAATGGGAGACCGATTCGCCTCCAGATCCACACAACTTCCACGAGATCCCGGTCATCACCGGCGATGCCTACGACTACGACGCAGAAGCGGATGAGCGCGTTTACGAACGCGAGCGAGCCGCTCGAGGGGAGGACTAA
- a CDS encoding cytochrome c oxidase subunit 3 has protein sequence MGHGHSDRLAPGEYGAVFEQFEDLEQQNESYVVGMWAFLVTEVMFFGALFWMYSLYRWKHQPYWYEVHKELHIPMGGLNTVILLTSSFTMAMAVYYAQHRQKRAQLMCLGATIACACGFLVVKFFEYKEKIAHHLLPGANFQWHNDKVPAGVAELFFSLYFAMTGLHGLHVIIGILIIGTLAILVHRDSVFVKNDYIPTELIGLYWHFVDLVWIFLFPLFYLMPQ, from the coding sequence ATGGGCCACGGGCACAGCGATCGCTTAGCTCCGGGCGAGTACGGAGCGGTCTTCGAGCAGTTCGAAGATCTCGAACAGCAGAACGAGAGCTACGTCGTCGGCATGTGGGCGTTCTTGGTCACCGAAGTCATGTTCTTCGGAGCCCTCTTCTGGATGTACAGCCTGTACCGCTGGAAGCACCAGCCGTACTGGTACGAAGTCCACAAAGAACTGCACATTCCGATGGGCGGCCTCAACACGGTCATCCTCCTGACTTCGTCCTTCACGATGGCGATGGCGGTCTACTACGCGCAGCACCGGCAAAAGCGTGCTCAGCTTATGTGTCTGGGCGCGACGATTGCGTGCGCTTGCGGATTCTTGGTTGTTAAGTTCTTCGAGTACAAGGAGAAGATTGCGCACCACCTGCTGCCAGGCGCGAACTTCCAGTGGCACAACGACAAGGTGCCCGCGGGCGTCGCTGAGCTCTTCTTCAGCCTGTACTTCGCCATGACGGGGCTGCACGGCCTTCACGTCATCATCGGCATCCTCATCATCGGAACCTTGGCAATCCTCGTCCACCGCGACAGCGTGTTTGTCAAGAACGACTACATCCCGACCGAGCTCATCGGTCTCTACTGGCACTTTGTGGACCTCGTGTGGATCTTCCTATTCCCGTTGTTCTACTTGATGCCCCAATAA
- a CDS encoding cytochrome C oxidase subunit IV family protein yields the protein MAGKTHAHPTRFELGRNFFLLMVFMGITVFVAYFPVHAFSGPWNSFINNVIAMGIAVIKACLVIWFFMGVKYSSNLTKMYVVLGFGTFLLMFLSFIDYGTRRYEPVRGWEKQTPTALQRVRDNTPIENTGLGDPTP from the coding sequence ATGGCCGGAAAAACTCACGCTCATCCAACTAGGTTCGAACTCGGGAGAAACTTCTTCCTGCTGATGGTGTTCATGGGAATCACCGTGTTCGTGGCCTACTTCCCAGTACACGCGTTCTCGGGTCCCTGGAACTCGTTCATCAACAACGTGATCGCCATGGGCATCGCGGTCATCAAAGCCTGCCTCGTCATCTGGTTCTTCATGGGGGTCAAGTACTCGTCCAACCTGACCAAGATGTACGTCGTGCTCGGCTTCGGGACGTTCCTGCTGATGTTCCTGTCGTTCATCGACTACGGCACGCGCCGCTATGAGCCGGTGCGAGGCTGGGAGAAGCAGACCCCTACCGCGCTGCAGCGCGTAAGGGACAATACTCCGATTGAGAACACGGGTCTCGGAGATCCTACGCCCTAA
- a CDS encoding 1-acyl-sn-glycerol-3-phosphate acyltransferase, protein MKLGYRLVVGIARGLFWVLGAVRVRGSASVPDKGAVLIVANHRSDCDPPVVQIATPRHVHFMAKSELFEMPSVGWFLRWWQAFPVKRGAPDRGALREAINRLKAGHCVCIFPEGQLSATGLLQEVLPGAMLVARQAGVPMVCLGLQGTNRVMPYGSLVPRPSLHSIRAEFGDRRMVTNDDSNEELALWVEGELKRLTGETLD, encoded by the coding sequence TTGAAGCTCGGCTACCGGCTGGTGGTTGGGATTGCGCGAGGGCTGTTCTGGGTGCTCGGTGCGGTCCGGGTGCGCGGTAGCGCGTCGGTGCCCGACAAGGGAGCAGTGCTCATCGTCGCCAACCACCGGTCGGACTGTGATCCACCAGTGGTCCAAATCGCGACCCCAAGGCACGTCCACTTCATGGCGAAGAGTGAGCTCTTCGAAATGCCGAGCGTTGGCTGGTTCTTGCGTTGGTGGCAAGCGTTTCCGGTGAAACGCGGCGCTCCAGACCGAGGCGCACTGCGCGAGGCGATCAACCGCCTGAAGGCTGGGCACTGCGTATGCATCTTCCCGGAGGGCCAGCTCAGTGCCACGGGCCTACTTCAAGAGGTGTTGCCCGGAGCAATGCTCGTGGCACGCCAAGCGGGGGTTCCGATGGTGTGCTTGGGTCTGCAAGGGACGAACCGAGTGATGCCCTACGGCAGTCTGGTGCCTCGACCAAGCCTTCATTCCATCCGCGCGGAGTTTGGCGATCGGCGTATGGTCACCAACGACGACTCGAACGAAGAGCTCGCCCTCTGGGTAGAGGGCGAGCTCAAACGGCTGACCGGCGAAACCCTTGATTAG